One Bradyrhizobium sp. ISRA464 genomic window carries:
- a CDS encoding PQQ-dependent dehydrogenase, methanol/ethanol family: MSQLSGMLAGSLLALLALPVGAAAESGKSWTIYGGDTANTRFSALTQIDRDNVAKLRVAWVAQLGSLEAQESTPLLVGDTLFVTTSAGPRYVYALNPKDGTPKWKYAPEIPADVQPTTCCGLDNRGVAYARGKLFLGRLDAYLVALDANTGKELWKTQVVDYHEGAAITSPPILVKNLVITGYAGGEYGVRGAITAYDQDTGRQVWRTYTVPVAGEPAAETWKNDSWKFGGGAAWLVGSYDPELNLVYYGASNPSPWGASARGPDTSDYGKFTNLYTASTLALDADTGKIVWHYQTTPYDTWDYDGVNEFVLADLDINGQKTPVGLKADRNGFFYVLNRKTGALISAQPFVLVNWAKEIDLKTGRPVEVPEKRPRLDVWAKDICPNLFGGKNWEPMAYNPQTGLVYIPTFNLCMDLVGKKEERKKGAFYLAEEFDLDKPGPGGFMSEMVAWDPISQKRVWGSKEELPFMGGALTTAGGLVFHGNIQGWFKALDAKTGEELWKFNAGSGISQGAITYELDGKQYVAVVSGRLKTPPSFLGHTGERIFASSPEGGALFVFALPD, translated from the coding sequence ATGTCGCAACTGAGCGGAATGCTTGCAGGTTCGCTGCTGGCGCTGCTGGCGCTTCCCGTAGGGGCTGCCGCCGAAAGCGGAAAATCGTGGACGATCTATGGCGGCGACACTGCGAATACGCGCTTTAGCGCGCTCACGCAAATCGACAGGGACAATGTCGCCAAGCTGAGGGTGGCATGGGTGGCTCAGCTTGGTTCGTTGGAGGCCCAGGAATCGACGCCTCTGCTCGTGGGCGATACTCTATTCGTCACGACTTCCGCAGGGCCCCGCTACGTCTACGCGCTCAATCCGAAGGATGGTACGCCGAAATGGAAGTATGCGCCCGAGATCCCCGCAGACGTGCAGCCGACGACTTGCTGCGGGCTCGACAACCGGGGCGTCGCCTATGCGCGCGGCAAGCTGTTTCTTGGGCGGCTCGACGCCTACCTCGTCGCGCTCGATGCGAACACGGGCAAGGAGCTTTGGAAGACCCAGGTCGTCGACTACCACGAGGGCGCCGCGATCACCTCGCCGCCGATCCTTGTCAAGAACCTCGTGATCACCGGTTATGCCGGCGGCGAATACGGCGTTCGCGGCGCCATCACGGCCTACGATCAGGATACCGGCAGGCAGGTGTGGCGTACTTATACGGTCCCTGTCGCCGGCGAGCCTGCCGCGGAAACCTGGAAGAACGACTCGTGGAAGTTCGGCGGCGGTGCCGCATGGCTCGTCGGCTCCTACGACCCGGAGCTCAACCTCGTCTATTATGGGGCCAGCAACCCTTCGCCGTGGGGAGCCTCAGCGCGCGGCCCCGATACGAGCGACTACGGCAAGTTCACCAACCTCTACACCGCCAGCACGCTGGCGCTCGACGCGGACACCGGCAAGATCGTCTGGCACTATCAGACGACGCCGTACGACACCTGGGACTATGACGGCGTGAACGAATTCGTGCTCGCCGACCTCGACATCAACGGGCAGAAGACGCCTGTCGGGCTCAAGGCCGATCGCAACGGCTTCTTCTACGTGCTCAATCGCAAGACCGGGGCGCTGATATCGGCCCAGCCCTTCGTCCTGGTCAACTGGGCAAAAGAGATCGACCTCAAGACCGGGCGGCCGGTCGAAGTCCCGGAAAAGCGCCCTCGGCTCGACGTTTGGGCAAAGGACATCTGCCCGAACCTGTTCGGGGGCAAAAACTGGGAGCCGATGGCCTATAACCCGCAGACCGGTCTGGTCTACATCCCGACCTTCAACCTCTGCATGGATCTCGTCGGCAAGAAGGAGGAAAGGAAGAAGGGCGCGTTCTATCTCGCCGAGGAGTTCGATCTCGACAAGCCCGGTCCAGGCGGCTTCATGAGCGAAATGGTGGCATGGGATCCGATCAGTCAGAAGCGGGTCTGGGGCAGCAAAGAGGAGCTACCTTTCATGGGCGGCGCCCTGACGACAGCCGGCGGGCTCGTCTTCCACGGCAACATCCAGGGCTGGTTCAAGGCGCTCGATGCCAAGACCGGCGAGGAATTGTGGAAGTTCAACGCCGGGTCCGGGATCAGCCAGGGTGCGATCACGTACGAGCTTGACGGCAAGCAGTATGTCGCCGTTGTCTCGGGCCGGCTCAAGACCCCACCAAGCTTCCTCGGGCATACCGGCGAACGGATATTCGCCTCGAGCCCCGAGGGCGGCGCGCTGTTCGTCTTCGCGTTGCCAGACTGA
- a CDS encoding MBL fold metallo-hydrolase, whose amino-acid sequence MRPLFHPNLVNGRYGDPTVYVETLFEKRSLLFDIGEIFSLSPRKIRRIDQVFVSHEHIDHFVGFDHLLRLLVGHEKSVQLFGPSGFTERVFHKLQAYRWNLVETYSSDLVFVVSELAAANSILSTRFRLRRAFVAEASVSRKTLAGVICDEPTHRVSAVILEHGTPCLAFALQEAAHVNVWKNRLLERGLPVGPWLRSLKQAVVERRADDHLIKIDGSAASGNRLVPLGALRDLLTVTAGQKVGYVTDVADTPANRGAIVTLVQNADILFIEAAFAGADDALARHRAHLTTTAAGEIAREANVRRVEPFHFSPRYVGEQQRMLAEVMAAFRGTHC is encoded by the coding sequence ATGCGACCGCTTTTTCATCCGAACCTGGTCAATGGCCGTTACGGCGACCCAACGGTATATGTGGAGACGCTGTTCGAGAAGCGCAGCCTGCTGTTCGATATCGGAGAGATTTTTTCGCTGTCGCCGCGGAAGATACGACGCATCGACCAGGTCTTCGTCTCGCACGAGCATATCGATCACTTCGTTGGATTCGACCACCTGCTTCGCTTGCTTGTCGGACACGAGAAGTCCGTGCAGCTCTTTGGTCCATCCGGCTTTACTGAGCGGGTCTTTCACAAGCTTCAGGCCTATCGCTGGAATCTGGTCGAAACCTATTCTAGCGATCTTGTCTTCGTCGTGAGCGAACTCGCAGCGGCGAATTCCATCTTGAGCACGCGGTTCAGGCTGAGGAGGGCTTTTGTCGCAGAGGCATCAGTCTCTCGCAAAACCCTTGCCGGGGTAATCTGCGACGAACCGACCCATCGCGTGTCAGCCGTGATCCTTGAACACGGTACGCCCTGCCTTGCCTTTGCGCTGCAGGAGGCGGCGCATGTCAATGTCTGGAAGAACCGGTTGTTGGAGCGCGGGCTGCCCGTCGGTCCGTGGTTGCGCTCACTCAAGCAGGCCGTGGTCGAACGGCGCGCGGACGATCATTTGATCAAGATCGATGGATCGGCGGCTTCGGGCAATCGGCTCGTTCCACTTGGGGCCTTGCGTGATCTCCTCACCGTCACGGCCGGACAGAAAGTTGGCTATGTCACCGACGTCGCCGATACGCCGGCCAATCGTGGCGCCATCGTAACGCTCGTGCAGAACGCGGATATCCTCTTCATCGAAGCGGCGTTTGCAGGAGCGGACGATGCGCTGGCGAGGCACCGGGCTCATCTAACGACCACAGCTGCTGGAGAAATTGCTCGAGAAGCCAATGTGCGCCGCGTCGAGCCGTTTCACTTCTCTCCACGTTATGTGGGGGAGCAGCAGCGGATGCTTGCTGAAGTGATGGCGGCGTTCAGGGGAACTCACTGCTAG
- a CDS encoding IS701 family transposase has product MIRDLMIGGASVEDTLTLWASSLRDAKQRIRPLFTQERVAASAGQFLDGLLGNEPRKTGWMRAEAAGDPGPWRQQAILGRGQWDADALRDIVREYALETLGDEDAVLVIDETGFLKQGKASCGVARQYTGSAGKITNCQIGVFASYVSRHGHAFIDRALYLPKEWTDEPARLKAAHVPSDVSFATKPRIAHQMIARAIAAKVPFSFVAADSVYGTGAIETLLRKAGKGYVLGVASNHVFYSWGKQQPVAGTASTIAQSLPKKAWRRLPSGEGTKGPRWHDWAYLELADLDAGEYNDDLAGEWTRGLLIRRNIADNSLAFFSTWCPKGTSMQKLVSVEGHRWAIEDSFETAKNELGLDHNETRSWHGWHRHVSLVMLAFATMAVIRHRANTGALLKKTRPRPRPKHRS; this is encoded by the coding sequence ATGATTCGGGATCTGATGATTGGTGGCGCGTCGGTTGAGGATACGCTGACGCTGTGGGCTTCGTCGTTGCGAGATGCCAAGCAACGCATCCGTCCGCTGTTTACGCAAGAGCGGGTCGCGGCCTCGGCGGGGCAATTTCTCGACGGACTGTTGGGCAACGAGCCGCGCAAGACGGGTTGGATGCGGGCGGAAGCGGCTGGCGATCCAGGCCCGTGGCGCCAGCAGGCGATTCTGGGTCGGGGGCAGTGGGATGCCGACGCGCTGCGCGATATTGTACGTGAGTACGCGCTGGAAACGCTGGGTGACGAGGACGCGGTTCTGGTCATCGATGAGACCGGCTTTTTGAAACAGGGCAAGGCCTCGTGTGGGGTCGCGCGCCAGTACACTGGCTCGGCGGGCAAGATCACCAATTGCCAGATCGGAGTGTTTGCCTCCTATGTGTCGCGGCATGGCCATGCCTTCATCGATCGGGCGCTCTACCTGCCAAAGGAATGGACGGACGAACCCGCTCGCCTGAAGGCCGCACATGTCCCGAGCGATGTGAGCTTTGCGACGAAGCCCCGGATCGCGCATCAAATGATCGCTCGCGCGATCGCCGCAAAGGTGCCGTTCTCGTTCGTAGCAGCGGACAGCGTGTATGGCACGGGAGCGATCGAAACCCTGCTGCGCAAGGCGGGCAAAGGCTATGTTCTGGGGGTTGCTTCCAATCACGTGTTCTATTCCTGGGGCAAGCAGCAGCCTGTCGCCGGCACTGCCTCTACGATCGCGCAGAGCCTTCCCAAGAAGGCCTGGCGCCGCCTGCCGTCCGGCGAAGGAACCAAAGGTCCGCGCTGGCACGACTGGGCCTATCTTGAGCTGGCCGATCTCGACGCCGGCGAATACAACGACGACCTTGCCGGGGAATGGACCCGAGGTCTTCTGATCCGCCGCAATATTGCCGACAACAGCTTAGCCTTCTTCTCCACATGGTGCCCCAAGGGCACGTCCATGCAGAAGCTGGTATCCGTGGAAGGCCATCGCTGGGCCATCGAAGACAGCTTCGAAACCGCCAAGAACGAGCTCGGTCTTGATCACAACGAAACCCGCTCCTGGCATGGCTGGCATCGCCATGTCTCACTGGTCATGCTTGCCTTCGCCACGATGGCCGTCATCCGTCATCGGGCCAACACCGGAGCATTGCTTAAAAAAACGCGACCGCGGCCCCGACCGAAGCATCGTTCTTGA
- a CDS encoding IS1182 family transposase, with product MSKEFRPWKIDEAQLLPPRVQDYVPQDHVSRLIVSLVRESLDLSALLGSYRSGLGQPPFDPRMMTALLLHGYASGIYSSRRIAKATVERADFMMIVAGDPPDFRTISEFRRRHLKALADLFVQVLKLAEKAGLVKLGHVALDGTKIKANASKHKAMSYDRMKKREAELEAEVDRWLKAAEAADAEEDQRYGDQRGDEMPDWVADKQKRLEKIREAKAALEAEAKAAAEAESKARAEAEERRVAEGRKKSGKTPTKTEPDGKAQRNFTDPESRILKTKDGYIQGYNAQAAVDGAHQIIVAQTLTGSSSDQAQLAPLLDGIRANLGTNPDEVSADAGYCSAANLRTIKRRRIEGYIATGRQKHGTPSATAKTASRAGSLIARMSTKLKRAGYRSRYRLRKQIVEPVFGQIKQARGFRQFLLRGIDKVKAEWALICTAHNLVKLARVA from the coding sequence ATGAGCAAGGAATTTCGCCCCTGGAAGATCGATGAGGCCCAGCTTCTGCCGCCGCGCGTGCAGGATTATGTGCCGCAAGATCACGTTTCGCGGTTGATCGTGTCGCTGGTCAGGGAAAGCCTTGATCTATCGGCGCTCCTCGGCAGCTACCGGAGTGGGCTGGGTCAGCCGCCGTTTGATCCGCGGATGATGACGGCGCTGCTTCTGCACGGCTATGCGAGCGGCATCTACTCGTCGCGGCGGATCGCCAAGGCGACGGTGGAGCGGGCGGATTTCATGATGATCGTGGCCGGCGACCCGCCGGACTTCCGCACGATCTCGGAGTTCCGGCGGCGGCACCTTAAGGCGCTGGCCGACCTGTTTGTGCAGGTGCTGAAGCTCGCCGAGAAGGCCGGGTTGGTGAAGCTCGGGCACGTTGCGCTCGACGGCACCAAGATCAAGGCGAACGCGTCCAAGCACAAGGCGATGAGCTACGATCGCATGAAGAAGCGGGAAGCGGAGCTTGAAGCGGAGGTCGATCGCTGGCTCAAGGCCGCCGAGGCCGCCGATGCGGAGGAGGACCAGCGCTACGGCGACCAGCGCGGCGACGAAATGCCCGATTGGGTGGCCGACAAGCAGAAGCGGCTTGAGAAGATACGCGAGGCCAAGGCCGCGCTGGAGGCCGAAGCCAAGGCTGCAGCCGAGGCGGAGAGCAAGGCGCGGGCCGAGGCCGAGGAGCGTCGCGTCGCCGAAGGCCGCAAGAAGAGCGGCAAGACGCCGACGAAAACCGAGCCCGACGGCAAGGCGCAACGCAATTTCACCGACCCGGAGAGCCGCATCCTGAAGACCAAGGACGGTTACATCCAGGGCTACAACGCCCAGGCCGCGGTCGATGGTGCCCATCAGATCATCGTGGCGCAGACGCTGACCGGTTCCTCCAGCGATCAGGCGCAACTGGCGCCGTTGCTCGACGGGATCAGGGCCAATTTGGGGACCAATCCCGACGAAGTGTCGGCCGACGCCGGCTACTGCTCCGCCGCCAATCTTCGCACGATCAAGCGGCGGCGCATCGAGGGCTACATCGCCACCGGGAGGCAGAAGCACGGCACCCCGTCCGCCACTGCGAAAACGGCTTCAAGAGCCGGATCGCTGATCGCCAGGATGAGCACCAAGCTCAAGCGCGCCGGCTACCGAAGTCGCTACCGCTTGCGTAAGCAGATCGTCGAACCCGTCTTCGGACAGATCAAACAGGCAAGAGGGTTCAGGCAATTCCTGCTGCGCGGCATCGACAAAGTGAAGGCCGAATGGGCCCTGATCTGCACCGCTCACAACCTCGTCAAGCTGGCGAGGGTCGCATGA
- a CDS encoding dihydrodipicolinate synthase family protein: MPRHVNYVPHGVIPAVLLPFDNDLAIDEASFRKHVRDVASVEGLSAITVNAHSTEVGSCSFDDQRRVLDIAQDEIGAKLPLINGIWADGSLEAARLARMATQGGASALLVFPPAPFTLGQSPQMALAHFKRIADAAADLPLIVFQYPLATGQGYPKDTLLKLCEEVPTVRAIKDWIGNVPHHEWHVRTLQNLPRRVNVLTTHSAWLFSSLVLGCNGLLSGSGSVIADLQARLFHAVQGGDLAEAKRLNDRIEPLMRVFYADPVVDMHNRMKEALVLLGKLPRAVVRPPLMKIERSEIMRIRQGLIEAGLLDKNASDAA; this comes from the coding sequence ATGCCCCGGCACGTGAATTATGTCCCGCACGGCGTAATCCCGGCGGTGCTGCTGCCATTTGATAACGATCTCGCCATCGACGAGGCGAGCTTCCGCAAGCACGTTCGAGACGTAGCCTCCGTCGAAGGCCTCTCGGCCATCACCGTCAACGCGCACTCGACTGAGGTCGGCTCGTGCAGTTTCGACGACCAGCGCCGCGTGCTCGACATCGCACAGGACGAGATCGGGGCCAAGCTGCCGCTGATCAACGGCATCTGGGCCGACGGCAGCCTCGAGGCGGCGCGCCTTGCGCGTATGGCGACGCAAGGCGGCGCCTCCGCGCTCTTGGTGTTCCCGCCGGCGCCGTTCACCCTCGGCCAGTCGCCGCAAATGGCGCTCGCGCATTTCAAGCGCATCGCCGACGCGGCGGCCGACCTGCCGCTGATTGTGTTCCAGTATCCGCTCGCGACCGGCCAAGGCTATCCGAAGGACACACTGCTGAAGCTATGCGAGGAGGTGCCGACCGTCCGCGCCATCAAGGACTGGATCGGCAACGTGCCGCATCACGAATGGCACGTGCGTACGCTGCAGAATCTACCTCGGCGGGTGAATGTGCTCACCACGCACAGCGCCTGGCTATTCTCCTCGCTGGTGCTCGGCTGCAATGGATTGCTGTCAGGTTCCGGCAGCGTGATCGCCGATTTGCAGGCGCGTCTGTTCCACGCGGTGCAGGGCGGCGACCTCGCCGAGGCCAAGCGGCTCAACGACCGCATCGAGCCGCTGATGCGGGTGTTCTATGCCGATCCTGTCGTCGACATGCACAACCGCATGAAAGAAGCGTTGGTACTGCTCGGCAAATTGCCACGCGCAGTGGTGCGCCCGCCATTGATGAAGATCGAGCGTTCGGAGATCATGCGCATTCGTCAGGGGCTGATCGAGGCCGGTTTGCTCGACAAGAACGCGAGTGATGCGGCCTAA
- a CDS encoding CapA family protein yields MREEIYLPAGHRKSLRLFLCGDVMCGRGIDQVLAHPCSPEIHEQSVRSAEGYVLLAEQENGPIPRRNGPSYVWGAARDQLARMRPDARIINLETAVTRSKDRACKGVNYRMSPENADCLAAAKIDCCVLANNHVLDYGRPGLEETLTTLQKLDIRATGAGRNVREASAPVVLNLAYARLLIFSFGSTSSGIPMEWAATEGAPGVNLLPDLSEASASEVADRIVALKRPGDLIVVSIHWGSNWGYNIPDEQMIFARILIDQANVSIVHGHSSHHPRAIEIYRDRLILYGCGDFLNDYEGIRGYERYRDDLVLMYLADLDATDGCLHALNLIPLQIRNFRLSIPARRDIEWIQQTLDRECRKFEARVILGSEGQLAVAGPG; encoded by the coding sequence ATGCGCGAGGAAATATATTTGCCCGCTGGACATCGAAAATCGCTCCGTCTCTTTCTATGCGGAGACGTCATGTGCGGTCGTGGCATCGACCAAGTGTTGGCGCATCCGTGCAGCCCCGAAATTCACGAACAATCCGTGCGATCGGCGGAGGGATATGTGCTGCTCGCCGAGCAGGAAAACGGGCCGATACCACGGCGTAATGGGCCGTCCTACGTTTGGGGCGCAGCACGGGACCAGTTGGCGCGCATGCGGCCGGACGCGCGGATCATCAACCTCGAAACGGCTGTGACCCGCAGCAAGGACCGCGCGTGCAAGGGCGTCAACTACCGCATGAGCCCCGAGAATGCAGATTGTCTGGCGGCCGCCAAGATCGACTGCTGTGTGCTGGCCAACAACCATGTGCTCGATTATGGGCGCCCAGGCCTAGAGGAAACGCTGACGACCTTACAAAAGCTCGACATCAGGGCGACTGGCGCGGGGCGCAACGTTCGCGAAGCCAGCGCTCCGGTCGTGCTCAATCTTGCCTATGCCCGGCTTCTGATCTTTTCGTTCGGTTCGACATCGAGCGGCATCCCCATGGAATGGGCCGCAACCGAGGGCGCTCCAGGCGTCAACCTGCTGCCTGACCTGTCCGAAGCGAGCGCCTCAGAGGTTGCCGATCGAATCGTGGCGCTCAAGAGGCCGGGTGACCTGATCGTCGTTTCGATCCATTGGGGATCCAATTGGGGATATAACATTCCGGACGAACAGATGATTTTTGCCCGAATACTCATCGACCAGGCGAACGTGTCGATCGTTCATGGGCATTCGTCGCACCATCCGAGAGCGATCGAAATCTATCGGGATCGTCTCATTCTGTATGGCTGCGGTGATTTTCTGAACGACTATGAGGGGATTCGAGGTTACGAGCGCTACCGGGACGACCTGGTGTTGATGTATTTGGCCGACCTGGATGCGACCGACGGCTGTCTTCACGCGCTCAACTTGATTCCGCTCCAGATCAGGAACTTCCGTCTCTCCATTCCGGCGCGGCGGGATATCGAATGGATCCAGCAGACACTGGATCGGGAGTGTCGAAAGTTCGAAGCTAGAGTCATCCTTGGTTCAGAAGGACAGCTTGCAGTTGCCGGGCCTGGCTGA
- a CDS encoding tryptophan 2,3-dioxygenase family protein: protein MRVPVYYGDYLRLDRLLSSQEPESARIGINAHDEMLFIIVHQAYELWFKQILHELDRVETDFGAIPVTDDAMARIVHGLNRVHEILKLVVAQLDVLETMTPFDFLDFRDLLMPASGFQSLQFRLIETRLGLPPETRIPFDEKAIDERLSQSDRDALRAAGARPSLFDLLNRWLARTPFLDWGGETFREAYRAAVEKHLARDAELVRADPAIPPEKRDRELKNIERAIASFSEIFSETDEGGSWRLLPQSVQAALFITLYRDKPAVQPAFRLLTVLMDIDETLTLWRYRHALMVERMIGLKIGTGGSSGHAYLQMTAERHRIFSDLFRLSTFLIPRSAVPELPAPIQKQMRFVYAS from the coding sequence ATGCGCGTACCGGTCTACTATGGCGATTACCTGCGGCTCGACCGCCTCCTGTCATCGCAAGAGCCCGAAAGTGCCAGAATCGGCATCAACGCCCATGACGAGATGTTATTCATCATCGTCCACCAGGCCTACGAGCTGTGGTTCAAGCAGATCCTGCATGAGCTCGATCGGGTTGAGACAGACTTTGGCGCGATCCCAGTCACTGATGATGCCATGGCCCGTATCGTACATGGGCTCAATCGTGTCCATGAAATCCTTAAGCTTGTCGTGGCCCAGCTTGACGTGCTGGAAACCATGACGCCATTTGACTTCCTGGACTTTCGCGACCTGCTGATGCCGGCTTCGGGTTTCCAGTCCCTGCAGTTCCGGCTGATCGAGACGCGGCTCGGCTTGCCCCCTGAAACGCGCATTCCATTTGATGAAAAGGCAATCGACGAGCGTCTTTCCCAATCGGACCGGGACGCTCTTCGAGCCGCAGGCGCTCGGCCATCGTTATTTGACTTGCTCAATCGTTGGCTTGCGCGAACGCCATTTCTCGACTGGGGAGGGGAGACATTCCGCGAGGCCTATCGCGCTGCGGTGGAAAAACATCTAGCTCGCGATGCTGAGCTGGTGCGCGCGGATCCTGCGATCCCGCCGGAAAAGCGCGATCGCGAACTGAAGAATATCGAGCGGGCGATTGCGTCGTTCTCGGAAATTTTCTCGGAAACAGATGAGGGGGGTAGTTGGCGGCTGTTGCCGCAATCAGTTCAGGCTGCTCTTTTCATCACTCTCTATCGTGACAAGCCTGCCGTGCAACCGGCGTTCCGTCTTTTGACTGTGCTCATGGACATCGACGAAACCCTAACTCTGTGGCGATATCGGCATGCACTCATGGTGGAGCGCATGATCGGTTTGAAGATAGGTACTGGCGGCTCCTCGGGTCACGCCTATCTTCAGATGACGGCCGAGCGACATCGCATTTTCTCTGACCTGTTTCGACTGTCCACTTTCCTCATTCCGCGTTCAGCTGTGCCTGAGCTCCCGGCCCCGATCCAAAAGCAGATGAGGTTCGTTTACGCGTCATGA
- a CDS encoding ABC transporter substrate-binding protein, whose protein sequence is MTEQWKDEEWAQDIWYRGKVTRRRVVGWGGGAIGAMMLVPAPWRAAFGAAKPYKIGSEQPLSGAGAAGGKTALVGLQMAVDRINHMGGVMGRPIELVIADDESKPDVARRKTQKMVEEDDIDVHVGGFLSNICLACMPVWEEAQVVNMISVCLDTTLTTSKCNRYSFRVHDYAPAQAVAFGPMLAKMGKKWHIAYADYSWGQSTRDAYAAEIKKNGGEVVGTTGIPLGTADMTPFLSKISGSFDGLFGIFFGKDGVTVGNQAYDLGLTKKYKWAGDGAICESVNLPALGNKIDGFVAINRYIPIFQGALDTPYHHRFFDEATKRLAKIDPSGPLPDRYVQSNYEAMNALMHGMEMSKFETRTDTMKLIEALEGLEMKLSDDFPQGDKTLRKADHQAFLNEFLYTVKGGEFHLLEMVPKDKTIVPPACKFSAA, encoded by the coding sequence ATGACTGAGCAGTGGAAGGACGAAGAGTGGGCGCAGGACATCTGGTATCGCGGCAAGGTCACGCGTCGTCGCGTCGTCGGTTGGGGCGGCGGGGCGATCGGCGCGATGATGCTGGTGCCGGCGCCCTGGCGCGCCGCCTTCGGAGCCGCCAAGCCGTATAAGATCGGCTCCGAGCAGCCATTGTCCGGCGCCGGCGCCGCCGGCGGCAAAACCGCGCTGGTCGGCCTGCAGATGGCGGTCGACCGCATCAACCACATGGGCGGCGTCATGGGCCGGCCGATCGAGCTGGTGATTGCGGACGACGAGTCCAAGCCCGACGTTGCCCGCCGCAAGACGCAGAAGATGGTGGAAGAGGACGATATCGACGTCCATGTCGGCGGCTTCCTTTCCAATATCTGTCTTGCCTGCATGCCGGTCTGGGAAGAAGCCCAGGTCGTCAACATGATCAGCGTGTGCCTCGACACCACGCTCACCACCTCCAAGTGTAACCGTTACAGCTTCCGCGTCCACGACTACGCGCCGGCGCAGGCGGTAGCCTTCGGCCCGATGCTCGCCAAGATGGGCAAGAAATGGCACATCGCTTATGCCGATTATTCGTGGGGCCAGTCGACGCGCGACGCTTACGCGGCCGAGATCAAGAAGAACGGCGGCGAGGTCGTCGGCACGACCGGCATCCCGCTCGGTACTGCCGACATGACGCCGTTTCTGTCGAAGATTTCCGGCAGCTTTGACGGATTGTTCGGCATCTTCTTCGGCAAGGACGGCGTGACCGTCGGCAACCAGGCCTATGATCTCGGCCTCACCAAGAAGTACAAATGGGCCGGTGACGGCGCTATCTGCGAATCCGTCAATCTGCCGGCGCTCGGTAACAAGATCGACGGCTTCGTCGCCATCAACCGCTACATCCCCATCTTCCAGGGCGCGCTCGATACGCCCTATCACCACCGCTTCTTCGACGAGGCCACGAAGCGGCTGGCCAAGATCGATCCGTCCGGCCCACTGCCCGACCGCTACGTGCAATCGAACTACGAGGCCATGAACGCGCTCATGCACGGCATGGAGATGTCGAAGTTTGAGACGCGCACGGACACGATGAAGCTGATCGAGGCGTTGGAAGGGCTCGAGATGAAACTCAGCGACGACTTCCCGCAGGGGGACAAGACGCTGCGCAAGGCCGATCACCAGGCCTTCCTCAACGAGTTCCTCTACACTGTCAAAGGCGGTGAGTTCCACCTGCTCGAAATGGTTCCGAAGGACAAGACCATCGTTCCTCCGGCCTGCAAGTTCTCCGCTGCGTAA
- a CDS encoding YbhB/YbcL family Raf kinase inhibitor-like protein, with translation MKLVSSAFADGAQIPRRFTCDGEDLSPPLQWSDAPAGTKSFVLLCDDPDAPAGTWHHWAAYDVPAVLTELAEGAARNKNVKQAVNDFRKVGYGGPCPPHGHGPHHYHFRLIAISTDQLRAKANASCRDIEREARKSLIAEATLVGWYER, from the coding sequence ATGAAACTCGTTTCAAGCGCCTTCGCCGACGGAGCGCAAATTCCGAGACGGTTCACCTGCGACGGAGAAGACCTCTCACCGCCTCTGCAATGGTCTGATGCGCCGGCGGGAACCAAAAGTTTTGTCTTGCTCTGCGACGACCCAGATGCGCCCGCCGGCACGTGGCACCATTGGGCGGCTTACGATGTTCCGGCAGTCCTAACGGAGCTTGCGGAAGGCGCCGCGCGGAACAAAAATGTGAAACAGGCGGTCAATGATTTCCGCAAAGTGGGCTATGGCGGCCCGTGTCCGCCCCATGGCCATGGGCCTCATCATTATCACTTCCGGCTGATTGCCATCTCGACCGACCAGCTTCGGGCAAAGGCCAACGCGTCCTGCCGCGACATCGAACGAGAGGCGCGCAAGTCCTTAATCGCGGAGGCAACCCTCGTCGGCTGGTATGAGAGATAG
- a CDS encoding c-type cytochrome — translation MLAVFFGLPGATRYARVDDPAVAAKNPYEGDASRAAAGRGLFNQYCAHCHGPNAVSPDPPRDLRRLKRRYGENMANLFHATVTHGRPDKGMPNWTGRLDDDTIWTIFTFLQTVQAEP, via the coding sequence ATGCTCGCCGTCTTCTTTGGTCTGCCCGGCGCGACGCGATATGCGCGCGTGGACGATCCTGCGGTCGCGGCCAAAAACCCTTACGAGGGCGATGCCAGCCGGGCCGCCGCGGGGCGCGGTCTATTCAACCAATATTGCGCGCATTGCCACGGGCCGAATGCGGTCAGCCCTGATCCGCCCCGAGATCTCCGCCGGCTCAAGCGTCGCTACGGCGAGAACATGGCCAATCTGTTCCACGCCACGGTCACGCATGGCCGACCTGACAAAGGCATGCCCAACTGGACGGGGCGGCTGGATGATGACACGATATGGACCATCTTCACCTTTCTCCAGACCGTGCAGGCAGAGCCATGA